The Acidobacteriota bacterium region TTGTCTAAAGCCCACCCGCTCACACAGGTGGTACTGACCTTTTTTTAAGCCCACCCGCTCACGCAGGTGGTACTGACGTCAAGAGACTTCTTGTAAGGCCGCGACGCGGCGGGCCCGAGCAGCGACCGCCAGTTCTTCGAGCAAGGTTTCCGTATCATCCCAGCAAATACAGGCATCAGTAATGCTTTGCCCATAGCGCAGGGTTTTGCCCGGTTTGACATCCTGGCGACCGGCAACCAGATGGCTTTCGATCATCACGCCGATGATTCGCGAATCACCGCTGGCAATTTGTTCGGCAACGTTTCGGCAGACATCAATTTGCTTGAGGTGGTCTTTGCTCGAATTGGCGTGGCTACAATCAATCATAATGCGCGCCGGAAGGTTGGCCTGTTCAAGCACGGCAGCCGCCTCGGCAACGTGTTCGGCGGAGTAATTGGGGGCTTTCCCACCTCGGAGAATAATGTGGCAATCCGGATTCCCCGCCGTTTCAAAAATCGCGGATTGTCCCTGTTTGGTATGTGACAGGAAATAATGGGGATGTGCCGCTGACCGCACGGCATCCACCGCGATTTGCAAGGTGCCGCCCGTGGCGTTCTTAAAGCCAACCGGACAGGACAACCCCGAAGCCAGTTCCCGATGCGACTGACTTTCTGTTGTCCGGGCACCAATGGCGCCCCAGCTAATCAACTCCGCTGTGTATTGCGGAGAGATCAGATCAACAAACTCACTGCCGGCAGGAACTCCCATATCCCCCAAATCAATCAAGAGTTTACGAGCCAGGCGCAAACCGTCGTTGATTTTTGACGTGCCGTCAATGTAGGGATCATTGATCAACCCTTTCCATCCAACTGTGGTCCGTGGCTTTTCAAAATAGACCCGCATCACGAGGCAAAGATCGTCTTTGAACTCATCAATTTTGTTTTTGAGGAGCATCGCGTATTCGCGCGCGGCAACCACATCGTGGATCGAACAGGGACCGACGACGACGAGTAACCGGTCATCCTGACGATTGACAATCGCGCGGACGGTTTCACGGGCATCGTGGACGGTTTCGGAAATTTTGTCCGTGATGGGGTATTCTTCCTGCAGGTAGGCCGGGGGCAAAACGACCCTGATCGAGCGGATCCGAAGATCATCAGTTATGTATCGCATGAATTTCTGTGTATCGCTTGTCTGTGAATAAGCTAGTGAGAGAGGGAATCCCAAAAGTTTATCGGCAAGGATAAAGGAATTTAGCGAAAGGCAAAAGGGGAGACAGAAAACTTTTGAGTGCCGCGGCCTGGCCCTGCTTTGTGAACGCAGCATCAAGCCGCCGCACTCCAAAGAGTTTATGCCGGGGCTAAAACATCGGCCAGTTGCACGCGCAACCCCAACGAACTGACCTTGATATGCGCCGGCAACCCGTTGCGAAGCGCCGTCCGGCAGACAAATTCGCCGACAAACCACGACCCGCCCCGCACGACACGGCGCACCGGGTCTCCGTCAGTTTCCCAGGCACTTCCATCTTCGGGGATTTCGTCATAGGTATCGTGCCAGACATCCTGGCACCATTCCCACACATTGCCGTGCATGTCGTACAATCCAAACCCGTTGGCTAAGCCAAGGCTTCCAACTGGTCGCTGTTTGTTTTCACCGGATTGGGTTAACGGACCGGTGGGTTGCTGGACGGTCACACCATAGGCGCCCGTCTCAGGAAGCTGCATTTCGCCAAAGGCATACACTGAAGACGTTCCTGCCCGGCAGGCATATTCCCACTCGGCTTCGGTCGGCACACGATACTGGCGTCCGGTCCGTTCGGACAGACGGCGGCAAAATTCGACGGCGTCATACCAGGTAATGCGATCAACCGGAAGCGAACCGTCTTTAAACATTGATGGATTGGTGCCCATCACCGCTTCCCATTGCGACTGGGTGACTTCAAACTTGCTGAGATAAAATTTCGGGAGTGTAACCCAGGTTTGTGGTGTGCCGCACTGAACCCAGTTTGAACCAGCCGTGATGTGGACTCCGTTTGGACCGGCTTCCCGGCGGACGCGTTCGGCCAGTTCCTCGGGCATGCCCATCAAATAGGTCCCGGCTGGGATTTCAACCAGTTCCAACACAATCCCATCACCTAAGTCTTCGATAAAACATCGGGCCTGGCGTTTGCTGCGCTGGGTCACATTGCCACGGGCGTCAACCGTGATGGTTTCATAGTCATAGGCTTGCCAGGAAGTCCCCGGAGGAATCAGCCCGCCGCTAATTGCCCGCAATGGCGAGCGATTAAAAATTGGCCGTGGGGCCGGACCATCAACTGGTCGGAGACTCGGGGCCACGGTCGGCCTGGCGTTCACCCGGCGTGGAAGCCACTGGGACCCCGGCCCCGCCACCCGTAACTCAAGATCGGTTTCGACCACCACCGGGCTTTGGGTATATGGAGTTGAAACGGAAATCGCCGCTTCAAACTCCTGACTCAATTGCAACACCGATTGCTGGCGATGTTCGCGATGCTTGGCAAGGGCTCGCAAGACAACTTCGTCTACCATCCGGGGCAGTCCGCTCTGGACTTCGCTTGGGGCCAGCGGGCGGTCATTGACGTGGCGATACATCAGCGACATTGAGGTTGTGGCCCGAAACGGAAGCTGTCCGGTCAGCAATTCATAGAGCATGACACCCAGGCTATAAATGTCTGAGCGTGGATCCAGAACTTCATCCTTGACCTGTTCGGGCGACATATATTCCGGCGTGCCCAACACTCTTCCCCGCTCGGTCAACGTCGAAGCATTTGGCGTCAAAAATCTGGAAATCCCAAAATCCAGAATCTTGGCGCGCTCAATGCCGTCATCCGCCTGGAGCAGAAAAACGTTTGCCGGTTTCAGATCACGGTGTAAAACACCTTTGAAATGGGCAACATACACGCCAGCACAAATCTGTTTTAACAGGTGGGAAATTTCATCGAGCGTAAAATGCCGGTTGCGCTTGAGTGCATCACGCAAGGTCGTCCCTTCGAGTAATTCCATGGCAAAGTAGGTCGTCCCCTTGGCTTCATCGCAATCAAATACCCGAATGACGTTTTCATGCTGGACTTTCGCCGCAATGCAGGCTTCACGGATAAATCGCTTGCGGGCGGTTTCGTGCCCCATCAGTTGCGGATGCAAAATCTTGATGGCCATCGGACTGTCCAGTTTGAGGTGAGTGGCCCGGTACACCAACCCCATCCCGCCGCGCCCAAGCAGGGCGTCAAGTCGGTAGCGATCATTAAGTACAATATTCAGCGTGAGTGGCTGTCCATCAAACGGGCAGAAATCAACCCGCTCGTTCCATTCCCGATTACATTCTGAACAGGTCCTCATAAGCACTTTTTACCTCTTGCTCGAAGAATTCCACTAAATGAAAGGGTGGCGGGGGCGTTTTTCGCTTGATTCAATGTTCAGCCCCTTAACTTTGTTTGGCC contains the following coding sequences:
- a CDS encoding SUMF1/EgtB/PvdO family nonheme iron enzyme, producing the protein MRTCSECNREWNERVDFCPFDGQPLTLNIVLNDRYRLDALLGRGGMGLVYRATHLKLDSPMAIKILHPQLMGHETARKRFIREACIAAKVQHENVIRVFDCDEAKGTTYFAMELLEGTTLRDALKRNRHFTLDEISHLLKQICAGVYVAHFKGVLHRDLKPANVFLLQADDGIERAKILDFGISRFLTPNASTLTERGRVLGTPEYMSPEQVKDEVLDPRSDIYSLGVMLYELLTGQLPFRATTSMSLMYRHVNDRPLAPSEVQSGLPRMVDEVVLRALAKHREHRQQSVLQLSQEFEAAISVSTPYTQSPVVVETDLELRVAGPGSQWLPRRVNARPTVAPSLRPVDGPAPRPIFNRSPLRAISGGLIPPGTSWQAYDYETITVDARGNVTQRSKRQARCFIEDLGDGIVLELVEIPAGTYLMGMPEELAERVRREAGPNGVHITAGSNWVQCGTPQTWVTLPKFYLSKFEVTQSQWEAVMGTNPSMFKDGSLPVDRITWYDAVEFCRRLSERTGRQYRVPTEAEWEYACRAGTSSVYAFGEMQLPETGAYGVTVQQPTGPLTQSGENKQRPVGSLGLANGFGLYDMHGNVWEWCQDVWHDTYDEIPEDGSAWETDGDPVRRVVRGGSWFVGEFVCRTALRNGLPAHIKVSSLGLRVQLADVLAPA
- a CDS encoding 3-deoxy-7-phosphoheptulonate synthase, with protein sequence MRYITDDLRIRSIRVVLPPAYLQEEYPITDKISETVHDARETVRAIVNRQDDRLLVVVGPCSIHDVVAAREYAMLLKNKIDEFKDDLCLVMRVYFEKPRTTVGWKGLINDPYIDGTSKINDGLRLARKLLIDLGDMGVPAGSEFVDLISPQYTAELISWGAIGARTTESQSHRELASGLSCPVGFKNATGGTLQIAVDAVRSAAHPHYFLSHTKQGQSAIFETAGNPDCHIILRGGKAPNYSAEHVAEAAAVLEQANLPARIMIDCSHANSSKDHLKQIDVCRNVAEQIASGDSRIIGVMIESHLVAGRQDVKPGKTLRYGQSITDACICWDDTETLLEELAVAARARRVAALQEVS